Part of the Ursus arctos isolate Adak ecotype North America unplaced genomic scaffold, UrsArc2.0 scaffold_1, whole genome shotgun sequence genome, GCCCCACGAGAAGGTGGGTGGGCACTCCGCCCACTGGCCCCCGGGGCTGTAGCAGCTGGCCACAGGGAACACGGGAATGATGGGAATGTGAGGCCTGGGGCAGTGGCCGCGGGCTCCTGTCCTCACTCAGCCAGAGGGCCTCCCTGGGCGGGGGTCAGGCAGGAGGGATGCTGGCCAGGGCCCCTGACCTGTCCGGTcctggctgggctcctggggtACTGCCCTGCTCTGCAGGGGCGCGACTGGGGAGGAAGGGCCTCAGCTCCCGCCACAGCCTCCAGCCCTCCCGGCCCCTGGCACCCACAGTTCGCGGTTCTCTTCACAGGGCTTTGTTAGTTTGATCACACTTATTTCACcaagggtttggtccctgtggaCCGCCGGCCCCTTCCCTTCCCGTTGACGGCTCTGGAGGACGCCCCCTAGTGGAAAGACCACATCCCAGCCGTGCAGCTTTTTTTGCAGTTGTTGGTAGCTCCGGGTGAAATTTCGGGCAGCTTTCCTGGGGTAAAGTGTCAGGAGCACATAAATGAATGTGCACATAGTTAAATAAGCCAGAAGCGGATTTGCTGAATGCGATGATATGGACACTGACCGAAGCTGCTGTCCAGAGAACTCCCCTTAGTCGAGTTTGTCTTTACCAACCTGCACCCAGGGGCCTGTAACCTGGGGGCTCGGCGTGTGGGCCCTGAGCCTGCCTCCCCCACTTGGACAGGTGATGTGAGCCTTTTGTGCTTGTGTTCCCCACCTTTACGGGGACCCTGACAGCACCCACCTCCCAGGGTTGTCGTGCAGGCCACGTGAGGAGGGCATGCCACCCTTGAGACGCGGCCTGGCCCATGGGGAGCACTGTGACCACAGAGTCCCTTTCCCTGCCAGCCTCTGGATCTGCAGTTGAGAAAACTGGgaccaaggtcacccagcaaggTCATGGCAGCCCAAGGCTCCATGTAACCATGGACAGTGAGGATCGGTGGGGCAGGAAGGCTTCCAATGGCCCTCCTCACGCTCCCCAGCAAGGTCAGATCTGGGAGCAGAGGAAGCCACCTTGGAGGTGGCGGGTCACAGGGGACCACAGTCCCCGGAGGGTCTGCTCTGTGTAGCCCAGAGTTGTGGAGGGGGCCGGGTGTGGTTTTCATGCTGGCTTTGCCCTGCCCTGACTACCTGGCCGGGGGTAGGTCTCtggccctctctgagcctcaacctTCTCACTGTAAAATGGGACGAACACGGAGCCCCTGAGCCCACCGCACAGGGCGACGGGGCTGGGCGAGGCACTTGGCACATCTGTGATGCTCGGCCAGTGTTGGTGCAGATGGAAAGGACTGACGGCCACACGGCCGGCCAGACGGACCGCCGGGCGACTCAGGCGGAGGAGCCGTGCCCCGCCCCGGGCTGACCCTGCCCTCTTCTGTCCCCAGGATCTCGGGCAGGGCCCGGCTCTTCTCTGCGGGGAGTGGGTGGGCTGCGGGGCCCCACGCCAGTGCCGGGGGCCATGGTGCGGAACGTGGACGACCTGGATTTCCACCTGCCCTCGCACGCCCAGGACATGCTGGACGGCCTGCGGCGGCTGCGCTCCCAGCCCAAGCTGGCCGATGTCACGCTCCTGGTGGGGGGCCGGGAGCTGCCGTGCCACCGCGGCCTCCTGGCGCTCAGCAGCCCCTACTTCCACGCCATGTTTGCGGGCGACTTTGCCGAGAGTTTCTCAGCGCGCGTGGAGCTGCGGGACGTGGAGCCCGCCGTGGTGGGGCAGCTGGTGGACTTCGTGTACACGGGCCGCCTGACCGTCACGCAGGGCAACGTGGAGGCGCTGACGCGCACGGCCGCCCGCCTGCACTTCCCCGCCGTGCAGAAGGTGTGCGGCCGCTACCTGCAGCAGCAGCTGGACGCCACCAACTGCTTGGGCATCTGTGAGTTCGGGGAGCAGCAGGGGCTGTGGGGCGTGGCTGCCAAGGCCTGGGCCTTCCTGCGCGAGAACTTTGAGGCGGTGGCCCAGGAGGACGAGTTCCTGCAGCTGCCCCAGGACCGGCTGGCCACCTGTCTGGCCAGTGAACTGCTCCAGGTGCAGCCGGAGCGAAGCCGGCTGGAGGCCCTGCTGCGCTGGGTGCGCCACGACCCGCAGGCCCGGGCCGTCCACCTCCCCGAGCTGCTCGGCCTGGTGCGCCTGGACGCCGTGCCCAGACCCTGTGTGCAGCAGCTGCTGGCCACTGAGCCGCTGATCCGGGAGTCAGAGGCGTGCCGGGTGGCCCTGTCCCAGGGCCATGATGAGGTGAGCAAGGGGCGGGAGGGGCGCCCCGGAGACCCCGACCTGCATGGGGATGGAGCGTGCAGAGTGCATACCCCCAGGGTGCCCCGAATCTGGCAGTTCTACCTTCCTTGGGCTGATTACCCATGAGGAGCATCCCTATTCATGCCCTGGGCCCCCATGTGTCCCACACCCTGGatatgtgggggaggggaaccaGAAGTGACTGTCCGAACTGCAGTCAGAGCTCACAGCTTGGTGCAGACAAACCTGGAAACAGACCTAAAGCAGCACGAGAAAGGCTGAAGCTGGGCTGGGGGCATCCTGGGCAGGGTGGCCAGTCAGGGAGGGCTCTCTGGAGGAGGCAGCCTCTTAGCTGGGCCTTAGGGAAGGGCTAGGAGCTCTGCAGGAGGGAAAACAGTCCAGAAAGATGGCACAGCGTGTGCACAGGCCTAGGGGCCTGGATGGGCCTGGCAGCAGGCCACCTCCCGCCCTGTAGGAACCTGCTCCAGTGTTCACGGGGTGCGGTTTCCTATGTGTGCTGCGGTGAGCATGGCAGGCAGCACAGCTTGGGGCACAGTGACGGACGAAGAGCCGATGAATCCGTCTGTGGCTGCGTGGCCTGCTCAGGGCCCTGCTCTGGAGGAGCCCTCAAGAGCCAGGCCTGGGCCACAGCTGTTGCTCGGGCCAGGGTCGGGGTGTcggggggctggaggtgggggtgcaggCCTCCTGCAGGAGAAGCCAGAGACACAGGGGAGCCCCGGGGGCTGGGAGCTCGGAGCACGGCCACTTACCCACCAGGGTGGAACCGGGCTGGCGCTTCCTGCCCAGCCAGGGTCATCCGAGTTCAGCACGCCGCATGCTGGCCCTGGGGAGGAACTGGGGACAGAGTTGGGGTTGCCTCCAAAGATGGGTGTGGGGACGCCTCTGGAAGGCATGTGGGGACTGCCGGGAGGGAACAGCGATCAGGTTTGCGCCACACATGCACCTGCTGCCCCATCGCTCCCAGTCCTGTTTGCCGCCCTGCCTGGCCCCATGCGACCAcggtgcgcgcgcacacacacacacacacacacacacacacacacgtgctcacaccACCCCACGCATGTGCACCCACATAGCTGCCCCACCAAAGCCCTGCCCCAGGAAATGCCACCGAGGCCTGAGAGCCCCTGGGGCCCCTTGCATGGGGAACGCAGCCGCCCACTCCGCTCACCCAGCCTTCCTGGCCCCACAGGCACTGCTGGCCCTCCcgcagaagctggaggaggtgctggtggtggtgggcgGGCGGGCCctggaggaggacgaggagggcGCAGAGGAGGCGGCCCCTcaccccaggacccccaggaacTTCGGCTTCTACAGCAGCAAGGCCCGTGAGTAGCCTTCACGCTGTCCCTGCCGCCTGCGAGCCCCTCGTGTCTGCCGTGCAGGCGGAGGGAGTGAGATGCTCACAGGGAGGGGGCACTGCAGGAGAGCCTAGCGGCCAGCTCAGCTAGGTGGCCCCTCACCCTCCAGTCACAGCCCCTAACTTTGGCCTTCTTGGGCCCTGGAGCCCAAGGTAAAGTGTTCTGCTGCCCAAAATGCCCTGGGTGGGAGGACGGCCGCTGGCCTGCATGCCTAGTGTGACCTTGGCCCCaaggggagaatggggagctgGGGTGCAGGTGGCCTGGAGGGTAGGAGCGCAGGGACAAGGTCAGCTCTAACAGGGTTCTCATTCCAGCCTTCGAGCAGTTCACTTCTCCACCCTAAGCTTGCTCCTCCTCCGAGGAAGGGGCTCGTCACATAGCTGGGATGCGGACCCGACGGGCACGGACTGGGCCTCTCCTGCCTGGGGACCCATCACAGGGTGGCCGGGAAAGGGGGAGAGGTAGGAGGGCAGCAGGGTCTCTGGAGGGGCACATTGGCCCTGGGAAGCTCTTCTGAAAGCTCTGAGGAGCGCCGGCTGGTGTCCCGGGCCCACTGGGCCAGTCACCAGTCACCCGCGTGGCGTCAGCGGCTGGCAGGCTCCAGGAAGCGTGAGGCCGGCTGTCCCAGGTCAGGGGCTGACGAGGGGATTTGGGGGCTGACGTCAGGAAATGAGCTCTGCTGGCTTCACCCGAGAGCAGCTGTCCCTCCAACCCCAAGGGGAGGACGGCAGGGGGCACGCTGGCAGGCAAAGGCCTGGTGACCGCTGGGCCGTCCCCACCCTGGGGTGACACAGACATGAGTCAGGGGACACGCAGTCCCTGCCCAGAGGGCAGGTGCCCAGCGAGGCCGGAGTTCTGCATGTCCTAAAGACGGGCATAAACAGTACACAGAATCTTCCCAGAGGACCTCCCCAAGGCGCGGGTCTTCCTCACCGCCTCCCGTGAGCGCCCAAAATGTGTCCGTTTGCTCGACATTCCCACAGAGACTCtctcgtttttatttttttcaagcattTTCTCATCTCTTGTCTCAGTTTACCCTCATGTAGCTCTTTGAAGGTGGGCCCAAGGTGGGTGCATGGCTCTGTCCCTTGCTGTCGTGACAATAATCCTCAGGCCCACTGATGGCG contains:
- the KLHL30 gene encoding kelch-like protein 30, which translates into the protein MVRNVDDLDFHLPSHAQDMLDGLRRLRSQPKLADVTLLVGGRELPCHRGLLALSSPYFHAMFAGDFAESFSARVELRDVEPAVVGQLVDFVYTGRLTVTQGNVEALTRTAARLHFPAVQKVCGRYLQQQLDATNCLGICEFGEQQGLWGVAAKAWAFLRENFEAVAQEDEFLQLPQDRLATCLASELLQVQPERSRLEALLRWVRHDPQARAVHLPELLGLVRLDAVPRPCVQQLLATEPLIRESEACRVALSQGHDEALLALPQKLEEVLVVVGGRALEEDEEGAEEAAPHPRTPRNFGFYSSKAQRWMALPDFPDYHKWGFSLATLNNTVYVTGGSRGTKTDTWSTTQAWCFPLKEATWKPVAPMLKARTNHASAALNGEIYAIGGTTLDVVEVESYDPYTDAWTPVSPALKYVSNFSAASCGGRLYLVGSSACKYNALALQCYSPVTDAWSVIASPFLPKYLSSPRCAALQGALYLVGDNTKKVYVYDPGANLWQKVQSLHSLHENGALVPLGDALYVTGGRWQGMDGDYHVEMEAYDRGRDAWTRHGSLPRLWLYHGASTIFLDVSKWTQPFSPAQEH